In Panthera tigris isolate Pti1 chromosome C1, P.tigris_Pti1_mat1.1, whole genome shotgun sequence, the following proteins share a genomic window:
- the LOC122241509 gene encoding G-protein coupled receptor 35-like — MNGTCHSSELTWPYWVKNAMDAYVGLLLALGLLLNGLALWVFCCRVRRWTETHVYMANLAVADLCLLCALPFFLRSLKQGAEDTLFCQLSQGVYLANRYMSISLVTAIAVDRYVALRHPLRAPALRSPRQAVAVCAALWALVTGSLVLRWALGVREGGFCFLSVSRQSSNTTAFSLLGFYLPLAVLLFCSLQVVAALGQGPAAHTDQAEATRRATRMVWANLVVFVACFLPLHVVLAVRMAAGHSAPTPALCYALYVTSKLSDANCCLDAICYYFMAKEFQEEASALASMPTAKAHRSRDSFSVTLA, encoded by the coding sequence ATGAACGGTACCTGTCACTCCAGTGAGCTCACCTGGCCCTACTGGGTCAAGAACGCCATGGACGCCTACGTGGGCCTGCTGCTGGCGCTGGGGCTGCTGCTCAACGGCCTGGCGCTGTGGGTGTTCTGCTGCCGCGTGCGGCGGTGGACGGAGACGCACGTCTACATGGCCAACCTGGCCGTGGCCGACCTCTGCCTGCTCTGCGCCCTGCCCTTCTTCCTGCGTTCCCTGAAGCAGGGAGCCGAGGACACGCTGTTCTGCCAGCTCTCCCAGGGCGTCTACCTGGCGAACAGGTACATGAGCATCAGCCTGGTGACGGCCATCGCCGTGGACCGCTACGTGGCCCTGCGGCACCCGCTGCGCGCCCCCGCCCTCCGCTCCCCGCGGCAGGCCGTGGCCGTGTGCGCGGCGCTCTGGGCGCTGGTGACGGGCTCGCTGGTGCTCCGGTGGGCCCTGGGGGTGCGGGAGGGCGGCTTCTGCTTCCTGAGCGTCTCCCGGCAGAGCTCCAACACCACGGCCTTCTCCCTGCTGGGCTTCTACCTGCCGCTGGCCGTGCTGCTCTTCTGCTCCCTGCAGGTGGTCGCTGCCCTGGGCCAGGGGCCGGCCGCCCACACGGACCAGGCAGAGGCCACCCGGAGGGCCACCCGCATGGTCTGGGCGAACCTGGTCGTGTTCGTGGCCTGCTTCCTGCCCTTACACGTGGTGCTGGCGGTGCGCATGGCTGCGGGCCacagcgcccccacccccgccctctgCTACGCCCTCTACGTCACCAGCAAGCTCTCGGATGCCAACTGCTGCCTGGACGCCATCTGCTACTACTTCATGGCCAAGGAGTTCCAGGAGGAGGCGTCGGCACTGGCCTCCATGCCCACCGCCAAGGCCCACAGGAGCCGGGACTCTTTCTCTGTGACCCTGGCCTAG
- the LOC122241088 gene encoding G-protein coupled receptor 35-like isoform X2 has protein sequence MGEAGAPAAVPVPGNGTGSEGCSTERSVLSQAATSVSIYVILALGLPLNGLGLWVFWCRLRRWTETRVYMANLVAADCLLLLSLPGVLHTLGQAAGAQEGVVCRVVQSFYYINTYMSICLITAIATDRYAALRFPLRSRAWRSPRQAALTCLALWLLVFGAVALPASWLRAGESFCFGRGRTRGPRTLAFSLLLFLLPLLVLSFCSWQVLRHLTRKRARSPPQDAAHILRALHVVAANLATFLLCFLPLHVALLAMLVARWTDAACPTLQAVAAFVQVTSRIANANCCLDAVSYYFVAKEFQEEVGAVLSTSRPFRGRMQSAPTRDYPDWAVQAWTDEDNSSGEAPRMALQHVPRGAPGPPEATLPPSAACARSSLTAHV, from the exons ATGG GTGAAGCTGGGGCGCCCGCCGCCGTCCCCGTCCCCGGGAACGGGACCGGCTCTGAGGGCTGCAGCACGGAGAGGAGCGTCCTGTCCCAGGCGGCCACCAGCGTCTCCATCTATGTCATCTTGGCGCTGGGGCTGCCGCTCAACGGCCTGGGGCTCTGGGTGTTCTGGTGCCGCCTGCGCAGGTGGACCGAGACCCGCGTCTACATGGCCAACCTGGTGGCGGCCGACTGCCTGCTGCTGCTGAGCCTGCCGGGAGTGCTGCACACGCTGGGCCAGGCGGCGGGGGCCCAGGAGGGCGTCGTGTGCAGGGTCGTGCAGAGCTTCTACTACATCAACACCTACATGAGCATATGCCTCATCACGGCCATCGCCACCGACCGCTACGCCGCCCTGCGCTTTCCGCTGCGGTCTCGCGCCTGGCGCAGCCCCCGCCAGGCCGCCCTCACCTGCCTGGCCCTCTGGCTGCTGGTGTTCGGGGCCGTGGCCCTGCCGGCGTCCTGGCTGCGCGCGGGGGAGAGCTTCTGCTTCGGCCGGGGCCGCACCCGGGGCCCCAGGACCCTGGCCTTCTCCCTgctgctcttcctcctcccgcTGCTGGTCCTCAGCTTCTGCTCCTGGCAGGTGCTCCGGCACCTGACCCGCAAGCGCGCGCGGTCCCCGCCCCAGGACGCCGCCCACATCCTCAGGGCCCTGCACGTGGTGGCGGCCAACTTGGCCACCTTCCTGCTCTGTTTCCTCCCACTGCACGTGGCCTTGCTGGCCATGCTGGTGGCCCGGTGGACAGACGCGGCCTGCCCCACTCTCCAGGCGGTGGCTGCCTTCGTGCAGGTGACCTCCCGCATTGCCAACGCCAACTGCTGCCTGGACGCCGTCAGCTACTATTTTGTGGCCAAAGAGttccaggaggaggtgggggccgtCCTCAGCACGTCCCGGCCTTTCCGGGGACGGATGCAGAGCGCTCCTACACGTGACTACCCTGACTGGGCCGTCCAGGCGTGGACGGATGAGGACAACAGCTCGGGAGAGGCCCCACGCATGGCCCTGCAGCACGTGCCGCGGGGAGCCCCGGGCCCCCCCGAGGCGACTCTTCCCCCCTCCGCGGCGTGCGCCAGAAGTAGCCTCACTGCGCACGTGTGA
- the LOC122241088 gene encoding G-protein coupled receptor 35-like isoform X1, whose amino-acid sequence MAFPSLPAGEAGAPAAVPVPGNGTGSEGCSTERSVLSQAATSVSIYVILALGLPLNGLGLWVFWCRLRRWTETRVYMANLVAADCLLLLSLPGVLHTLGQAAGAQEGVVCRVVQSFYYINTYMSICLITAIATDRYAALRFPLRSRAWRSPRQAALTCLALWLLVFGAVALPASWLRAGESFCFGRGRTRGPRTLAFSLLLFLLPLLVLSFCSWQVLRHLTRKRARSPPQDAAHILRALHVVAANLATFLLCFLPLHVALLAMLVARWTDAACPTLQAVAAFVQVTSRIANANCCLDAVSYYFVAKEFQEEVGAVLSTSRPFRGRMQSAPTRDYPDWAVQAWTDEDNSSGEAPRMALQHVPRGAPGPPEATLPPSAACARSSLTAHV is encoded by the exons ATGG CCTTTCCCTCCCTGCCCGCAGGTGAAGCTGGGGCGCCCGCCGCCGTCCCCGTCCCCGGGAACGGGACCGGCTCTGAGGGCTGCAGCACGGAGAGGAGCGTCCTGTCCCAGGCGGCCACCAGCGTCTCCATCTATGTCATCTTGGCGCTGGGGCTGCCGCTCAACGGCCTGGGGCTCTGGGTGTTCTGGTGCCGCCTGCGCAGGTGGACCGAGACCCGCGTCTACATGGCCAACCTGGTGGCGGCCGACTGCCTGCTGCTGCTGAGCCTGCCGGGAGTGCTGCACACGCTGGGCCAGGCGGCGGGGGCCCAGGAGGGCGTCGTGTGCAGGGTCGTGCAGAGCTTCTACTACATCAACACCTACATGAGCATATGCCTCATCACGGCCATCGCCACCGACCGCTACGCCGCCCTGCGCTTTCCGCTGCGGTCTCGCGCCTGGCGCAGCCCCCGCCAGGCCGCCCTCACCTGCCTGGCCCTCTGGCTGCTGGTGTTCGGGGCCGTGGCCCTGCCGGCGTCCTGGCTGCGCGCGGGGGAGAGCTTCTGCTTCGGCCGGGGCCGCACCCGGGGCCCCAGGACCCTGGCCTTCTCCCTgctgctcttcctcctcccgcTGCTGGTCCTCAGCTTCTGCTCCTGGCAGGTGCTCCGGCACCTGACCCGCAAGCGCGCGCGGTCCCCGCCCCAGGACGCCGCCCACATCCTCAGGGCCCTGCACGTGGTGGCGGCCAACTTGGCCACCTTCCTGCTCTGTTTCCTCCCACTGCACGTGGCCTTGCTGGCCATGCTGGTGGCCCGGTGGACAGACGCGGCCTGCCCCACTCTCCAGGCGGTGGCTGCCTTCGTGCAGGTGACCTCCCGCATTGCCAACGCCAACTGCTGCCTGGACGCCGTCAGCTACTATTTTGTGGCCAAAGAGttccaggaggaggtgggggccgtCCTCAGCACGTCCCGGCCTTTCCGGGGACGGATGCAGAGCGCTCCTACACGTGACTACCCTGACTGGGCCGTCCAGGCGTGGACGGATGAGGACAACAGCTCGGGAGAGGCCCCACGCATGGCCCTGCAGCACGTGCCGCGGGGAGCCCCGGGCCCCCCCGAGGCGACTCTTCCCCCCTCCGCGGCGTGCGCCAGAAGTAGCCTCACTGCGCACGTGTGA